A region of Mesorhizobium sp. AR02 DNA encodes the following proteins:
- the purQ gene encoding phosphoribosylformylglycinamidine synthase subunit PurQ, whose translation MKSAVVLLPGLNRDRDMIAALTKISGQPPVTVWQTDTEIPDVDLIAIPGGFSFGDYLRCGAIAARMPVMRAVAEKAAKGVTVIGVCNGFQILVEAGLLPGALMRNTSLKFVCRQIKLEITNANTMFTRRYQPGQIIRSPVAHHDGNYFADAETLARLEGEGQVVFRYAEGTNPNGSINDIAGIINEQGNVLGLMPHPENLIEAAHGGSDGRALFEGALGIAA comes from the coding sequence ATGAAATCAGCCGTCGTCCTCCTGCCTGGCCTCAACCGCGACCGCGACATGATCGCCGCACTGACCAAGATTTCGGGACAACCGCCGGTCACCGTCTGGCAGACCGACACCGAAATCCCTGATGTCGACCTGATCGCCATTCCAGGCGGCTTCTCCTTCGGCGACTATCTGCGCTGCGGCGCGATCGCCGCGCGCATGCCGGTGATGCGGGCCGTGGCCGAAAAGGCCGCCAAGGGCGTCACGGTCATCGGCGTCTGCAACGGTTTTCAGATCCTGGTCGAGGCCGGCCTGCTGCCGGGGGCGCTGATGCGCAACACTTCGCTGAAATTTGTCTGCCGGCAGATCAAGCTCGAGATCACCAACGCCAACACCATGTTCACCCGCCGCTATCAGCCGGGCCAGATCATCCGCTCGCCGGTGGCGCACCATGACGGCAATTACTTCGCCGACGCCGAAACGCTTGCCCGCCTCGAAGGCGAAGGCCAGGTGGTGTTCCGCTATGCCGAGGGTACCAACCCCAATGGCTCGATCAACGACATTGCCGGCATTATCAACGAACAAGGCAATGTGCTCGGCCTGATGCCGCATCCTGAAAACCTGATCGAAGCCGCCCATGGCGGCAGCGACGGCCGTGCCCTTTTCGAAGGCGCACTCGGCATCGCCGCTTGA
- a CDS encoding glutathione S-transferase family protein codes for MKLYSRPLSPYSSIVRALAYIKDVPLKIIAPPPGFPIPEAFRAISPMNRIPVLITGSGETIVESVVIAEYLEERFPEPALLPPDSKDRALVRMFARITDLDVLTPTMKLFELHFVPKRNNAEIDAQFARLHHGLAAIEARMAQGPFALGNDISFADAWLTPTRFIFNNFRAMTGRHDLLDAYPKFDAYEQIASQHPALSRVWGEMTDGLKIFLSELEMGAA; via the coding sequence ATGAAACTCTATTCGCGGCCGTTGTCGCCCTACTCGTCGATCGTGCGGGCCCTGGCCTATATCAAGGACGTGCCGCTGAAGATCATCGCGCCGCCGCCGGGTTTTCCGATCCCCGAAGCGTTTCGCGCCATCTCGCCGATGAACCGGATTCCGGTGCTGATCACCGGCTCGGGCGAAACCATCGTCGAATCGGTGGTCATCGCCGAATATCTCGAGGAGCGGTTTCCGGAGCCGGCGCTGTTGCCGCCCGATTCCAAGGACCGCGCCCTGGTGCGCATGTTCGCCCGCATCACCGATCTCGACGTTCTCACCCCGACGATGAAGCTTTTCGAGCTGCATTTCGTGCCGAAGCGCAACAATGCCGAGATCGACGCGCAATTCGCCCGCCTGCACCACGGGCTGGCGGCGATCGAGGCGCGCATGGCGCAAGGCCCCTTCGCACTCGGCAACGACATCAGCTTCGCCGATGCCTGGCTGACGCCGACCCGCTTCATCTTCAACAATTTCCGCGCCATGACAGGCCGCCACGACCTGCTCGACGCCTATCCCAAATTCGATGCCTACGAGCAGATCGCATCGCAGCATCCGGCCTTGTCGCGGGTATGGGGCGAGATGACCGACGGCCTGAAGATCTTCTTGTCCGAACTCGAGATGGGTGCCGCTTGA
- a CDS encoding Pr6Pr family membrane protein yields the protein MGRFLQVVGLAIGLAGLVLQFCISIPASMEAGRSLLGSIVFYFSFFTILTNIGAVLVCTSLLSPSFYAWLPAFAGPRMRAGVAVSITLVFIVYATVLARLWQPQGLFLLCDVLLHYVTPVLFVLWWLIAGADGKTRWSDISWWVLYPIAYLAYALARAPFAGEVPYPFLDVAKNGAASVAIAALAITALFLVICIVAVFIDRGIGHRGAKRAR from the coding sequence ATGGGCCGCTTCCTGCAGGTGGTGGGTCTGGCCATCGGTCTGGCCGGCCTCGTCCTGCAGTTCTGCATCAGCATTCCGGCGTCGATGGAAGCCGGCCGCAGCCTGCTCGGCTCGATCGTCTTCTACTTCAGCTTCTTCACCATCCTGACCAACATTGGCGCCGTGCTGGTCTGCACATCCCTGCTGTCACCCAGCTTCTATGCGTGGCTGCCGGCCTTCGCCGGACCGCGGATGCGTGCGGGGGTCGCGGTTTCGATCACCCTGGTCTTCATCGTCTATGCCACGGTTCTGGCGCGGCTCTGGCAGCCGCAAGGCCTGTTCCTGCTCTGCGATGTGCTGCTGCACTACGTGACGCCGGTGCTGTTCGTGCTGTGGTGGCTGATAGCCGGCGCCGACGGCAAAACGAGATGGAGCGACATATCCTGGTGGGTGCTCTATCCCATCGCCTATCTGGCCTACGCGCTGGCGCGGGCGCCATTCGCCGGCGAGGTGCCCTACCCCTTCCTCGATGTCGCCAAGAACGGCGCAGCCAGTGTCGCCATTGCGGCATTGGCCATCACGGCGCTGTTCCTGGTGATCTGTATCGTCGCCGTTTTTATCGATCGCGGTATCGGCCATCGCGGGGCTAAACGGGCCCGTTAA
- a CDS encoding HpcH/HpaI aldolase family protein: protein MSLKSRLAADETLITAWSGVPDALTVEILAKQGFDAITLDMQHGGHHEDSVLRGLMPVLAANKPALVRIPVGRFDMASRALDFGAEAVIAPMVNSVADAKLFAAAMKYPPLGERSWGPTYAFPRHGKGDYTEWLRDTNQRTMAFAMVETRAALDALDGILDTPGIDGIFLGPSDFSIAWSNGTIVNSTLESMMETIASVAERTRKAGKHAAIYVVEPAIAGRVVSMGYRLLATGSEHALISLGAKTLLKGIKDSIGA from the coding sequence ATGTCGCTTAAGTCCCGCCTTGCCGCCGATGAAACGCTGATCACCGCCTGGTCGGGTGTGCCGGACGCCTTGACCGTCGAGATCCTCGCCAAACAGGGCTTCGATGCCATCACGCTCGACATGCAGCATGGCGGCCATCACGAGGACAGTGTGCTACGCGGTCTCATGCCCGTGCTTGCCGCCAACAAGCCGGCACTGGTGCGCATCCCCGTCGGCCGCTTCGACATGGCAAGCCGGGCGCTCGATTTCGGCGCCGAGGCGGTCATCGCGCCGATGGTGAACTCGGTGGCCGACGCAAAGTTGTTCGCCGCGGCGATGAAGTATCCGCCGCTCGGCGAGCGCTCGTGGGGGCCGACCTATGCCTTTCCGCGCCACGGCAAGGGTGATTATACCGAATGGCTGCGCGACACCAATCAGCGCACGATGGCTTTTGCGATGGTCGAGACGCGCGCCGCACTCGACGCGCTCGACGGCATTCTCGACACGCCGGGCATTGACGGCATTTTCCTCGGCCCATCGGATTTCTCGATCGCCTGGAGCAACGGTACGATCGTCAATTCGACGCTGGAAAGCATGATGGAGACGATAGCATCGGTCGCCGAGCGCACCCGCAAGGCCGGAAAACATGCGGCGATCTATGTCGTCGAACCGGCAATTGCCGGCCGAGTCGTATCGATGGGCTATCGCCTGCTCGCCACCGGGTCCGAGCACGCGCTGATTTCGCTGGGGGCAAAAACCTTGCTGAAAGGCATCAAGGATTCGATCGGCGCCTGA
- a CDS encoding DUF1476 domain-containing protein has protein sequence MSSMKDREEGFERKFAFDEELRFKASARRNKALGLWAAEKLGKSGADADAYAKEVVVSDIEEAGDHDVFRKIRKDFDAAGVEQSDHQIRRTMDELMAQAIEQIKNT, from the coding sequence ATGAGCAGCATGAAAGACCGCGAAGAGGGCTTCGAGCGCAAATTTGCATTCGACGAGGAGCTTCGGTTCAAGGCCTCGGCGCGCCGCAACAAGGCACTCGGCCTGTGGGCTGCCGAAAAGCTCGGAAAGTCGGGCGCTGACGCTGATGCCTACGCCAAGGAAGTCGTTGTTTCCGATATCGAGGAAGCCGGCGATCACGACGTGTTCCGCAAGATCCGCAAGGATTTCGATGCCGCCGGCGTCGAGCAGTCGGACCATCAGATCCGCCGCACCATGGACGAGCTGATGGCGCAGGCGATCGAGCAGATCAAGAACACCTGA
- the purS gene encoding phosphoribosylformylglycinamidine synthase subunit PurS — MIKARITVTLKNGVLDPQGKAIEHALSGLGFGGVGAVRQGKVFDVELAENDKAKAEADLKAMCDKLLANTVIENYSVTLT, encoded by the coding sequence GTGATCAAGGCCCGCATTACCGTAACCCTCAAGAACGGCGTTCTCGACCCGCAAGGCAAGGCGATCGAACACGCACTGTCCGGGCTGGGCTTCGGCGGCGTCGGCGCGGTGCGGCAAGGCAAGGTGTTCGACGTCGAACTGGCCGAGAACGACAAGGCCAAGGCCGAGGCCGACCTGAAAGCCATGTGCGACAAGCTGCTGGCGAATACGGTGATTGAGAATTATAGTGTGACACTTACCTGA
- the purC gene encoding phosphoribosylaminoimidazolesuccinocarboxamide synthase translates to MKNRRRIYEGKAKILYEGPEPGTLIQFFKDDATAFNKKKHEVIDGKGVLNNRISEYIFNHLNRMGIPTHFIRRLNMREQLIKEVEIIPLEVVVRNVAAGSLSKRLGIEEGTVLPRSIIEFYYKADALDDPMVSEEHITAFGWASPQEIDDVMALAIRVNDFLSGLFMGVGIQLVDFKIECGRLFEGDMMRIVVADEISPDSCRLWDVATQDKLDKDRFRRDMGGLVEAYQEVARRLGIMNENEPPRPTGPVLVASTDGVKGKPH, encoded by the coding sequence ATGAAAAATCGCCGCCGCATTTATGAAGGCAAGGCCAAGATCCTCTATGAAGGACCGGAACCGGGTACGCTGATCCAGTTCTTCAAGGACGATGCAACCGCGTTCAACAAGAAGAAGCACGAGGTCATCGACGGCAAGGGCGTGCTCAACAACCGCATTTCCGAGTACATCTTCAACCATCTGAACCGCATGGGCATTCCGACCCACTTCATCCGCCGGCTCAACATGCGCGAGCAGCTGATCAAGGAAGTCGAGATCATCCCGCTCGAAGTGGTGGTGCGCAATGTCGCCGCCGGCTCGCTGTCCAAGCGCCTCGGCATCGAGGAAGGCACCGTTCTGCCGCGCTCGATCATCGAATTCTATTACAAGGCCGACGCGCTCGACGATCCGATGGTGTCGGAAGAGCACATCACCGCCTTCGGCTGGGCCAGCCCGCAGGAGATCGACGACGTCATGGCGCTCGCCATCCGCGTCAACGACTTCCTCTCCGGACTGTTCATGGGCGTCGGCATCCAGCTCGTCGACTTCAAGATCGAATGCGGCCGCCTGTTCGAGGGCGACATGATGCGCATCGTCGTTGCCGACGAGATTTCGCCGGATTCGTGCCGTTTGTGGGACGTGGCGACGCAGGACAAGCTCGACAAGGACCGTTTCCGCCGCGACATGGGCGGCCTCGTCGAAGCCTACCAGGAAGTTGCCCGCCGCCTCGGCATCATGAACGAGAACGAACCGCCGCGCCCGACCGGCCCGGTGCTTGTCGCCTCGACCGATGGCGTCAAAGGCAAGCCGCACTGA
- a CDS encoding RBBP9/YdeN family alpha/beta hydrolase produces the protein MKVKDADILIVPGYTNSGPEHWQTRWQSKLSTARRVEQTEWSKPVREDWTASVAKAVNEAERPVVIVAHSLGVAAAVQAIPQFVKPVAGAFFVAPPDVANPKIKPKHLMTFGPYRREPLPFPSVVIASRNDPFCAFDVAEDIAGAWGSLFIDAGETGHLNQDSGFGPWPEGSMTFAKFLTDLKA, from the coding sequence ATGAAAGTCAAAGACGCAGATATCCTGATCGTTCCGGGCTACACCAATTCGGGGCCTGAGCATTGGCAGACCCGCTGGCAATCAAAACTGTCGACGGCGCGGCGCGTCGAGCAGACGGAGTGGTCGAAGCCGGTGCGCGAGGACTGGACGGCGAGCGTGGCCAAAGCGGTCAACGAGGCCGAGCGGCCCGTCGTCATCGTTGCGCATTCGCTTGGCGTCGCGGCGGCCGTGCAGGCCATCCCGCAATTCGTCAAGCCGGTCGCCGGCGCCTTCTTCGTGGCGCCGCCCGATGTCGCCAATCCCAAGATCAAGCCAAAGCACCTGATGACCTTCGGCCCCTATCGGCGCGAGCCCTTGCCTTTTCCGTCGGTCGTGATCGCGAGCCGCAACGACCCGTTCTGCGCCTTCGATGTCGCTGAGGACATTGCCGGCGCCTGGGGATCGCTGTTCATCGATGCCGGCGAGACCGGCCATCTCAACCAGGATTCAGGCTTCGGCCCCTGGCCCGAGGGGTCGATGACCTTCGCCAAATTCCTGACGGACCTGAAGGCGTAG
- a CDS encoding IS5 family transposase: MRGLDERTGSLFSYVDLEARVRRDHPLRVIREIVNAALVAMDGDFAVLYPPGLGRPSIAPERLLRAMLLQAFYGIRSERQLMERMEFDLLFRWFVGLGVDDPAWDHSSFTKNRDRLLEGEIAAKFLRAVLAQPKVKRLLSSDHFSVDGTLIEAWASIKSFRRKDGDDNGPDGAERNAERGFHKEKRSNDTHQSTSDPQARLYKKGDGQPAKLCYMGHALMENRHGLAVDGGITQATGTSERDAALAMLDRRPSRRRITLGADKAYDVRAFIRDLRERKITPHIAIDGHLSKTGKPRVTAIDGRTRSHAGYAVSQRCRKRIEEVFGWIKASAGMAKVKLRGCARVGAAFTLNLAAYNLIRLPKLLAAPA, from the coding sequence ATGCGCGGCTTAGACGAACGGACAGGTTCTCTGTTTTCGTATGTCGACCTTGAGGCGCGGGTTCGCCGAGACCATCCGTTGCGGGTGATACGGGAGATCGTTAACGCGGCTCTTGTCGCGATGGATGGCGATTTTGCGGTGCTTTATCCGCCCGGGCTCGGCCGTCCGTCGATCGCACCGGAACGTTTGCTGCGTGCGATGCTGCTGCAGGCCTTCTACGGCATTCGCTCGGAGCGCCAGTTGATGGAGCGGATGGAGTTCGATCTCCTGTTTCGCTGGTTCGTGGGGCTTGGCGTTGACGATCCGGCCTGGGATCATTCGAGCTTCACCAAGAACCGGGATCGGCTGTTGGAAGGTGAGATCGCGGCAAAGTTTCTGCGCGCTGTGCTGGCGCAGCCAAAGGTGAAGCGGCTTTTGTCGTCGGATCACTTCTCGGTGGACGGGACGCTGATCGAGGCCTGGGCTTCGATCAAGAGTTTCCGCCGCAAGGACGGAGACGACAACGGTCCAGATGGAGCGGAGCGCAATGCCGAGCGCGGCTTTCATAAGGAGAAGCGCTCCAACGACACACACCAGAGCACGAGCGACCCGCAGGCGCGGCTCTACAAGAAGGGCGACGGGCAGCCGGCGAAGCTCTGCTACATGGGGCATGCGCTGATGGAGAACCGCCATGGGCTGGCGGTCGATGGCGGCATCACCCAGGCCACGGGCACGAGCGAGCGTGATGCCGCGCTCGCCATGTTGGACCGCAGACCGTCGCGGCGGCGCATCACACTGGGTGCCGACAAGGCCTATGACGTGCGCGCTTTCATCAGGGATCTGCGCGAGCGCAAGATCACGCCGCACATCGCCATCGACGGCCATCTGAGCAAAACCGGCAAGCCTCGCGTGACGGCGATCGATGGTCGCACGCGCTCCCATGCCGGCTATGCGGTCAGCCAGCGCTGCCGCAAGCGGATCGAAGAAGTGTTTGGCTGGATCAAGGCCTCGGCGGGTATGGCCAAGGTCAAGCTGCGAGGATGCGCCCGTGTGGGCGCGGCCTTCACCCTGAACCTGGCGGCTTACAATCTGATCCGCTTGCCCAAGCTGCTGGCGGCGCCGGCATGA